The proteins below are encoded in one region of Oncorhynchus kisutch isolate 150728-3 linkage group LG14, Okis_V2, whole genome shotgun sequence:
- the adprs gene encoding ADP-ribosylhydrolase ARH3 — protein sequence MAMTAVRSGGAGGPASLSRFRGALVAAVLGDCVGGEFEGAEEVPMDRVLQHLNGLEDESRGDGILQYSDDTAMTRCVVQSLLTRAGFDEQDMARRFAKEYSHSPGRGYGAGVIQVLRKLASPHLNDVFQPARAQFSGHGSFGNGGAMRAAPFALAFSNQVDIRRYSRLGAMLTHSCSLGYNGAVLQALAVHLSLQGGLELPHRPTFINKLISEMEAVEAEDAARSDSRVFSESEFPFCDRLHRVKDLMERNNSVSIEEVISELGNGIAALHSVPTAIFCVLHCLEPREGLPERYGGLERTMAYSLALGGDTDTIACMAGAIAGAHYGIDAIPQIWQRCCEGAEDADINAERLHTLYHQAPAEGDSGTESQPHTAAHDPPNQ from the exons ATGGCCATGACGGCGGTGCGGTCAGGGGGAGCGGGAGGACCAGCCTCTTTGTCTCGGTTCCGCGGTGCACTGGTTGCTGCGGTGCTGGGAGACTGCGTTGGTGGAGAATTTGAAGGTGCAGAGGAGGTGCCCATGGACCGTGTATTGCAGCATTTGAACGGATTGGAGGATGAGAGTCGCGGCGATG gtaTTCTGCAGTACAGTGATGACACTGCCATGACGCGCTGTGTTGTCCAGTCTCTGCTGACCAGGGCAGGGTTCGATGAGCAAGACATGGCACGCAG GTTTGCAAAGGAATACAGCCATTCTCCAGGGCGGGGGTACGGGGCAGGTGTGATCCAGGTGTTGAGGAAGCTTGCATCTCCACACCTTAATGATGTCTTTCAGCCGGCTCGGGCTCAGTTCAGTGGCCACGGCTCCTTTGGGAATGGTGGTGCGATGAGGGCTGCACCTTTTGCGCTGGCTTTCAGTAACCAAGTTGACATTAGGAGG tACTCCAGGCTTGGTGCGATGCTGACCCACTCCTGTTCTCTGGGTTACAATGGAGCAGTGCTCCAGGCCCTCGCGGTCCACCTTTCTTTACAGGGGGGTTTGGAACTGCCACATAGGCCTACTTTTATCAACAAACTCATCTCAGAGATGGAGGCGGTGGAAGCAGAAGATGCTGCTCGCAGTGACTCAAGAGT CTTCAGCGAGTCAGAGTTCCCATTCTGTGATCGACTGCACAGAGTCAAGGAcctgatggaaaggaacaacagTGTCAGCATTGAAGAGGTCATATCTGAGTTAG GTAATGGCATTGCAGCCCTGCATTCTGTCCCTACTGCCATCTTCTGTGTGCTGCACTGCCTGGAACCCCGGGAGGGTCTGCCTGAGCGCTATGGTGGCCTGGAGAGGACAATGGCGTACAGTCTGGCCTTGGGGGGAGACACAGACACCATTGCTTGCATGGCGGGGGCCATTGCAGGGGCACACTATGGAATCGATGCTATCCCCCAAATCTGGCAGCGGTGTTGTGAAGGGGCAGAGGATGCTGATATAAATGCTGAGCGCCTACACACTCTGTACCACCAGGCACCAGCTGAGGGAGACTCTGGGACCGAAAGTCAGCCACACACAGCAGCACATGACCCCCCCAACCAATAA